CTGCCTGGCGTCCGACGGGAAAACGCTGCAGGCGGCGGGATTTGATCCTGATCGGGTCGTATCCCGGTTGCGGAAGCATTTTCCCCGCTGCCGGATCGAGTGGAATCCGGCCAAATTGGAAACGGTTCTTCGGCAATTGGAGGAATATCTTCAAGGAGAACGAAAAGCCTTTGATGTTCCCGTCCATTTGCGTGGAACCCGGTTTCAGCTCCGGGTGTGGAACGAAATCCGAAAAATCCCTTACGGTCAAACCGAAACCTATGGAAACATCGCCAAGGCCCTGGGGGATGTCCGCCTTTCCCGGGCCGTGGGCAGAGCGGTCGGTACAAATCCCGTCCCCTTGATCATCCCCTGCCACCGCGTCGTCGGCACCAGGGACCGGCTCGGCGGTTACCTGGGCGGTCCGGCCGTGAAGAAGCGGCTGCTGGAACTGGAGGGGGTTGGAAGCCTGTGAACCGATCCATCGGCTCGTCTCGGATCATACTCTTGCCGGCCTTGC
The Planifilum fimeticola DNA segment above includes these coding regions:
- a CDS encoding methylated-DNA--[protein]-cysteine S-methyltransferase — its product is MKKLYLATYEWEGGICLASDGKTLQAAGFDPDRVVSRLRKHFPRCRIEWNPAKLETVLRQLEEYLQGERKAFDVPVHLRGTRFQLRVWNEIRKIPYGQTETYGNIAKALGDVRLSRAVGRAVGTNPVPLIIPCHRVVGTRDRLGGYLGGPAVKKRLLELEGVGSL